The sequence GTATCATCACCCCCCCTAGGTAACTTGGATGAGATATACACAAAGAAATCATAAAAGATCCCTATCTCCCAGTCTTGAAATGCACGACGGAAACGTAAGTTCCAGCTTCTACCACCCCTAACCGGTGCAAAATCAATCATATTAGAAATCATAACTTCATTATTCGTAGCAATAGCAAACATTGCTGGATATAAATCTTTCAAGGTAGTAGGGCTACTCCAAGGGTCGTGCCAGATCTGATACGAAAACCCTTACCCGCTGCATACAACACATGACCAAAGATACTCTTAGCCCCCTTCCTAATGTTCTTCCACATACCACATCCATGTGTCCCTCTAACAAATCTAGTATACCATCCCCCACTGGCCTCCCCATATTTGGAAGCTATAACCTACCTCCATAAATGTGTGACCTCATTCCCAAATCGCCAGAGCCACTTCCCAAAtgaaattacatatttaaactTGGTTCATTTTCTTCTCAAACAAGCTCGAGTTTGTTCACAAACTACTTGATTAACTTACTCTTTTCCCATATATAGTAAAAGCAAGACTAAAATTAGTTAGCCCTTCACAAATCTATGAATTTTTACTACAAATGGACtattaatattatcaataaacaacaaataataattggatatcatatgaaaatatttacaaacttacaaaATCCAATCTCAAGTTTGTATAAGTGTAATTTTAGATGAGAATACActgaaatatataatattatatgtagTTAAATCGAACCTCATGTTCACGAGCATGTTCACgaacacattattatgtttgagcttGACTTCTTTAATAGTTGAGTTTAAACTTGGACATGAACTTGACTTGTTTACTAAACAAACGACATAAACAAGCCTTTCCCGAGCTGAGCTCAAGGTGCTCATAAAtagcttggttcatttacaggACCATGGGAGACATACATGGTTCAAGATCAATTGTCCCAAAAccttaaacttaaaattttaaggaaattgtgaatttaatcatttatccATTATTTAACACACTAGGACTCTTTCTTCTTGGCACCTTAAACGTGTGCCCCAAGGGCACTTCGTTAACAAAAGCCTTCAGTCTATTGTTTTAAATAGACTTTAGAGTGCAATCTCACAACATAAATATCTCCTACATATTTTGAACATGAATTTAACTAATAACACATAAACCAAACAACATagcaaaaaaaccaaataagaaaaaggaaatggataattgataaaattaaattatatataaaatggcATTACCAGCCACGTAAGAAAGAGAGACAGCCGGGCTGATCATCGTAGTGGTGATGCTCACAGTGGTATTGTTGATATTGTTGTGGCGGCGGCGGTGGTGGAGGATGCTGGTACCCTTGTGCGAAATAACCTTGGTACCCCTCGTACGTCGGAGGCTGCGGAGGTGGGTACCCTGGATATCCTGGCGGTGGGTTcgctggtggtggtggggggTACCCATCGTACGGTGGCGCTGATGGGTATCCCTGTGGCGGTGGTGGAGGATATGGATATCCGTACCctacaatttatttaaaattgaatacTAAAGTAATAGAATTCtaaataagaaattgaaattcgAAAATTAGACTTGAAAAAGGGAGTATTTGATCGAAAGATTTTTTTACCTGGGGGAGGATACGGTTCTTGGGGAGCTCTCTGGTAACTCATTTTCGGGCTTTCAAGAGGAGGTTTTTTGGTGGAGAAACATATATTggtatttcatatatatatatatatatatatatatatatatatatattttgattggaAGGTATTTCATATTTGATCAgttttgattgaataaattaaccgggtaaaaaatattaaaaaaaagtgattggTACAGCCAGTCTGTGCACAATCATGGCCTGCCATGTCACCACCTCGTTAAAGTACTAGCAttccaaaaacacaaataaaagcTCTTTTTGGTcctgccctttttttttttttagcaacaGACCagttaagagcattagcatccggaatgtaaaaaaaaaaaaaaaaaaaaaaatctattttacacattaaaatcttactttatttattttaccattttattttataactctcCCAACATCTTAGTTTCTATCTTTACaaacaattcattaaaataatataaaatatatcaacaataatattaaatattattatctCTTCCATCAACAATAGCACCACCGAGAACACTCCAATAGAAGTGGCACCCATCAACAGTAGCACCATCGAGAAACACTCCAACAATAGTAGCACCCATCAACGACAGCAGCATAGAGAAACACTCcaagaaaaacccaaatctaaACACACAAGGCTCATGGCGAGCAAAACCACCCACGGCGAAGAAAACCACCCGCCCACGCCCCCACGAACCCATGGCCACCCACAGCCTCGACAACCCCACACCAATCTAAAACCACCCAAAATAGATTTGAAGTCTTTTTCTTCACACCCAAAGCCAATCTTGAAAAGAGGGAGGCTTCACcgtgagaggaagagagtagagagcgtgagagaaagagatgaggaaaaaagaagaagaagtgagaGGTCAAAGGAGTCtaaagtgagagaaagagagagaagagattaaaaaattataattttttttacatcctcATGAATAGTAAGGTTGCAAATATTATTTGCAACCTTACTGTTTGGGTTTGCATACCCGGATGTGGAAGGAATTTAAGGGTTTAGGTGGTAAAATAGCAACTGGAGGGGTTTTACAcccccaatgctagtgctctaaagATGAGCTTTATTCGAGTgtgtaaatctaatttttttttagtaattataAATAGTAAGTACTTATATTTTTAGGAGCAACCATGAACAGTAACTTCTTATATTTATAGACATTAGAcactactattcatgagttgtAAACTTaaaacattatattttattcatttttctctctttagctTTTTTCTCTCCCACTTTTATTAGGTAGtgcatattattttaatgagtctGAATTTGGTAAGAACATTCATATTTGAGAATGTAAAAAAGACATATTTTACATATACaaacactactttatctatttttacatataacctaataaaataaaataattataataaattttttacatacTTTATCTACTTTACCAATTTAACAATACATTCAACATCTCAGTTCtcatttttacatacaactcataaaataatataaactacacaatcaaataatataaaaaaatttgtttctctctctcttctcttccatGAATAATAGGTTGTATATTAGAGAACTCACTATTTATggttactaaaaaaaatagcaatactACCCAAATAAACTTGATTTTTGGGGTGTTGGTTGGTAAAATAGCAACTGGGGGGTTtttacacccccccccccccaaaaaaatgctaatgctttaagagcattcacatcaaaggtgtgaaaaatgctaaaaactcGTTTTAGAAACTCATTTCACAAAAAAACACACTACAACAAGGTTGCTATACTcaaattttttggcaactgAGCTATAGTAGATTGCCATAAATGACAGTCTATTGTAtctcaacacttttttttttattgcttctCTTTCACTATTCTAtctcatttcttctttctttttctctccccagtctcactttcttctctcttttcttctttcactagcctttctttcactttcttctttCACCCTAAGAGGAAAACTtgagattttgggtttgggtctGAGCCAAGTCAAAAGAAAGGAAGTGTGATAGAAAGGATGGTCGGAGCAAAGGCTGTCGAGAGAGGATGGCTGGAGCGTGGGGTTGTGGAGGTGGTGAGTGTggggttgtgggtttgtggagGTGGCCTTGTGGGTGTGTGGGTTTGCTTCAGATGAAAAGAGAAGAGATTCatatgaagaaagagagagaagaggagaagagagagagagagagagagagagagagagagagagagagagagagagagagatgaataaaaaaatgaataatttttaggTAATGTATGATGGTGAACTGAAAATTGAACCAACTCCAATTCATCTATGAGGGTCGTCTAGGCCAAGAAGACAAGAATAGTTGTACCTAGCAAAATGGTTGTCCATGAGGAAAGCACCTGGACGACCCTTGACACTTGGAAAACTCCATAGAGATTTATCTACAAGAGCTAGTAAATTGAACCACGTGTTATTATTTCGAGGCATGAGTAAGATCCTGGTTCATCGCTATAACTTCCTACTCAGTACTTAACTTCCAACGACAGTTATAGAAGataatgataaaatattttaactcCTATAGCGGTTGTAGAAGTTAACCTTGAACCCTTTGACCTCCTTAAATATAGGGGAAGTTACGAGACAAGTAACCGTTTCAAAAGCACACTATATAAACACTCATTCACATTAAATGAAGGTAAGTTTTTGAGACAACTCCCAAAAAGTTGGAACTCcaaaatttaagagagaaactaacttaagcattggAGGGTTCTAGGCCACAAGGAGAGTAGAGATGCTTCTAGTAATCCCCATTGTGATCGACAGTCAGCACCTGTCATGCAACTGCCTTCCATCTAACATGTACAGTCCATGGTAGGCGCATGGCGAAATTAACCAGTCAGAATCAAGAGTTGACTAGGGAGATTAGTCTAAGGAGGCAATGCCATGAAATATACGCGGAAGGACAAGCCTAGAGTCAAGAAGATAGAGGAGGAAATGTTGAGCCCAAAAACTAGTCAAGGGGTACCGCTTCACAAAGGGTGCCACActtggagagagagatagatcaGATGAGGAAGGTCATGGATGAGATGAGGGAGAACATGAAAAGGGTAAATCCCGTAGATAATTTAGTTCATCGAATAGATTCTCCTTTCACGGCTTCCATCAACAGTCACCCCTTACCTCTTAAGTTCAAGATGCCTTCCTTAGATTCATATGATGGAACACGCGACCCTTTTGATCATATCACTACTTTCAAGACtatgatgcaccttcaaggggttCCAGACGAGATTATGTGTAAGACCTTCCCTACCACTCTTAAAGGGCTAGCATAAGTGTGGTTAGTAAGACACCTCCGGATATTGTGAGTTCTTTCGAAGAATTGAGCAAGCtgtttgttaataattttatcGGAGGACAAAGGCATAAACGTTCCTTGTCCAACTTGTTAACCATAGAGTAAAGGGAAAATGAAAGCTTGCGGTCCTTCATTACTTGTTTCAACAGGGAAGCCCTGATGGTGGACGAGATGGacgacaagttgttattggcaGCCTTTCATAATGGAGTTAACTCCGATTTATTCATCCATAGGCTTTATGAGCAAGAGCCTCAAACCATGGCCAAACTCATCCATTCGTCCCAAAACTtgatgaatgcagaagatgcaattatagctaagaagaggaagagagccGAGCGAATGGAAGCAGATCTCTCATGCCATTTTGAGTAGGTTCCTTATCTAAAGAAGGCATGAGCGGGAGAGAAGAAAGATCGAGACAACAAGAAGGCAAGCTCTTCAACACGGAGTTAGCAATACACGCCCTTGAACATGCCGCTTGAACAAGTGCTTATACAAATCAAGCATGG is a genomic window of Quercus lobata isolate SW786 chromosome 2, ValleyOak3.0 Primary Assembly, whole genome shotgun sequence containing:
- the LOC115976381 gene encoding cysteine-rich and transmembrane domain-containing protein WIH2 — translated: MSYQRAPQEPYPPPGYGYPYPPPPPQGYPSAPPYDGYPPPPPANPPPGYPGYPPPQPPTYEGYQGYFAQGYQHPPPPPPPQQYQQYHCEHHHYDDQPGCLSFLRGCLAALCCCCLLEECCFFL